From Halodesulfovibrio aestuarii DSM 17919 = ATCC 29578, the proteins below share one genomic window:
- a CDS encoding SpoIIE family protein phosphatase has product MALKKLTLIHRLSLRWKLFLTLVLFSVLPICGTLITVEQLETDIKEYLFESTRNDLVKQASLSMENIAVNFAENLESSERMRRVIIDVVSLTSQNLMEMPPSVNSKLLFSDQINPTLPYPADLVVDPQHAPTREHMVKYGSDISKYISLGNMAFYLPQKQAEQAAAKREAEKLIRLLPLFKELKKSCGSFLYKVYIGTKSGLLAYYPAHAGFPEGYDPRKRIWYRLAVEKKEIVWRAPVTDISTGKLLFTVSAPLYGAENEIVGVVGLDILMEQGLSGGNITAAWSNNARLILAEEADDTRTGSAGLRIIAHTYKRGENNEEYSWVMGGAKERWVTFENDELKAKFMNAVASGTSGTLLMPWEGVSCLVAWAPFKDNSYFIAVVPEDDVMQLTNKILAYLYWASSAQQRIVEIAVVVIIFLTFFFAIYASQTISKPMNLMIDAFKELAQGNFGARVDFKTGDERDTLVETFNRIGPQLEHLLETQQALDVAQGIQENLLPARSPKLPGWQISGAIRYCDQTGGDYYDYYMTACDGEPVLSVVVGDVSGHGVASALLMTTARALLRVHTECSRISASRRVSQVSNLLAQDVHGTGQFMTLFYLEIMQHSNIVRWVRAGHDPAIVYLPEQDDFIELRGKGLPLGVIERFEYEESEIELSQQGTIIFMGTDGIWEARKGGYGDLFGKERVRDIIREHATKTAEEIRDYVLDAVEAWQKNIPNADDVTLVVLKKDKTANEGCQDTTICNSDFFMQENDKNE; this is encoded by the coding sequence ATGGCACTTAAAAAGTTGACACTTATTCACAGATTGTCCTTACGGTGGAAACTGTTTCTCACGTTGGTGTTATTCAGCGTGCTCCCTATTTGCGGTACGCTGATTACAGTGGAGCAGCTGGAAACAGACATAAAAGAATACTTATTTGAGAGTACCCGTAATGATCTTGTGAAACAGGCAAGTCTCTCTATGGAAAATATTGCAGTCAACTTTGCAGAAAATCTTGAGAGCAGTGAACGGATGCGACGCGTCATTATTGATGTAGTTTCTCTTACATCTCAAAATCTTATGGAGATGCCTCCGTCTGTAAATTCAAAGCTGCTGTTCTCCGACCAAATTAATCCGACTCTCCCGTATCCTGCAGATCTTGTTGTCGATCCACAACACGCGCCGACTCGTGAACATATGGTCAAATATGGCAGTGACATAAGCAAGTATATTTCCCTTGGGAATATGGCTTTTTACTTGCCGCAGAAGCAGGCCGAACAAGCTGCTGCAAAGCGTGAAGCAGAAAAACTGATTCGCTTACTCCCCTTATTCAAAGAACTGAAAAAATCATGCGGATCATTTCTCTACAAAGTCTATATTGGTACCAAGTCCGGGTTGTTAGCTTATTATCCTGCTCATGCAGGATTTCCAGAAGGGTATGATCCGCGCAAACGAATATGGTATCGCCTTGCTGTTGAAAAGAAAGAAATAGTTTGGCGTGCCCCGGTGACGGATATTTCGACAGGCAAGTTGTTATTCACAGTCTCGGCACCGCTATACGGTGCGGAAAATGAGATAGTTGGCGTTGTGGGATTGGATATTCTAATGGAGCAAGGATTATCCGGCGGGAATATCACGGCGGCATGGTCGAACAATGCTCGTTTGATTCTTGCTGAAGAAGCGGATGATACGAGGACAGGGAGTGCAGGGCTGCGCATAATTGCCCATACCTATAAGAGGGGCGAGAACAATGAAGAGTATTCATGGGTAATGGGGGGAGCGAAAGAGCGCTGGGTTACGTTTGAAAATGATGAACTGAAAGCAAAATTTATGAACGCCGTTGCATCCGGTACATCCGGTACGTTGTTAATGCCGTGGGAAGGGGTGTCTTGTCTTGTGGCATGGGCGCCATTTAAAGATAACAGTTATTTTATAGCTGTGGTGCCGGAAGATGATGTAATGCAGCTGACCAACAAAATACTGGCCTATCTCTACTGGGCAAGCTCTGCTCAACAGCGCATTGTTGAGATAGCTGTTGTTGTCATTATCTTCCTGACGTTCTTTTTTGCTATTTACGCCAGCCAAACTATCTCTAAGCCGATGAATTTAATGATCGATGCTTTCAAAGAACTGGCTCAGGGTAATTTTGGTGCACGGGTTGATTTTAAAACTGGTGACGAACGCGATACGCTTGTGGAGACGTTTAACCGGATAGGTCCGCAGCTCGAACATCTACTGGAAACACAGCAGGCTCTTGATGTGGCGCAGGGAATTCAGGAGAACCTGCTTCCGGCCCGGAGTCCAAAATTGCCGGGATGGCAAATCTCAGGTGCTATTCGCTATTGTGATCAAACTGGTGGAGACTATTACGATTATTATATGACTGCGTGTGACGGGGAGCCTGTGCTTTCTGTTGTTGTCGGTGATGTCTCTGGCCATGGTGTAGCCTCTGCCTTATTGATGACTACGGCTCGTGCTTTGTTGAGGGTGCATACTGAATGCTCACGAATAAGTGCTTCCCGCAGGGTTTCTCAGGTGAGTAATCTGCTTGCGCAGGATGTGCATGGTACGGGGCAATTTATGACTCTGTTTTATCTGGAAATAATGCAGCATAGTAATATTGTTCGTTGGGTTCGGGCAGGGCATGATCCCGCAATCGTGTATCTGCCGGAGCAGGATGATTTTATAGAACTGCGAGGCAAAGGATTGCCGCTTGGTGTGATAGAGCGTTTTGAATATGAGGAAAGCGAAATAGAGCTATCCCAACAGGGAACTATAATTTTTATGGGAACTGACGGAATATGGGAAGCGAGAAAAGGTGGATACGGAGATTTGTTCGGTAAAGAGCGTGTGCGTGATATTATCCGTGAACATGCTACAAAAACTGCTGAGGAAATAAGAGATTACGTGCTTGATGCTGTTGAGGCATGGCAAAAGAATATCCCGAATGCAGATGATGTAACACTTGTTGTACTTAAGAAAGATAAAACTGCAAATGAAGGGTGTCAGGATACAACCATTTGTAATAGTGATTTCTTCATGCAGGAGAATGATAAGAATGAATAG